The following is a genomic window from Butyricimonas faecihominis.
AATGGATATGCCCCCCGAGACGAAGGTCGTTTGGGGGGTATCATTTCCCAGAAACCAGTAACCAAGTCCCACACATAGAGGGAACAACAGAATTGCCGCATATTTAACAATCATTCTCCAGATATGTGTTTTCCGGGATTTATCCGCATAAACGACAAATTCATCCCACGCTCCCTTGGAATCCACCACGCGAGTTTCTTCCCCCGTGTAATAGGTTTCAAAATATCGTTTTGCCTTACGGTAATATTCCCGGTTACCCTCATCTTCTGCCAGCCATCTCTCGACCTCTTCCCTCTCTTCGTCTGTAGCAACATCCATGAGATGTCTCACGATCATATCCCAATTTATGTGCCTTCTATCATCTGTCATGATACTTTCAATTAATTATTCACGTACAAGACACATCCATTTGAAAAACGGAGTACAAGAAATATGATTTTCTTCAAAAATCTTTAGAAACCTTGTTGTAAGTATTCAACGAGTAGGAAAATGGGAACCAACCTCTCACGCAACATACGATACGCTCGCTGTACCTGAGTTTTCACTGTTGTCTCGGCAATATTTAATTGTTCGGCAATCTCTTTGTTCTTCTTTCCTTCCACCACTTTTAATAAAATAATCTCCCGACACTTATCGGGTAACGCATCCAAAGCTTCTTGAAGGCGTCGATGCACATCCTCGTCTATAACCATATCCTCGGTTCCGGAGAAAAGCTGTGCCTCAAACAATTTATTGTTATGCTCATCCCTGATCTTCCGATCCCGTATCGCATTTAAACAACGATTCCGCACCGAGGTGAACAAGTAAGCTTTCACGGAAGTAGCCACTTGTAATGTCCCGGCATGATTCCATAAATGGAAGAATAGGTCCTGCACTAAATCCCTTGCCTCTTCTTCATCATATAAATAACTCTCTGCAAACAGGACCATTTTGGCAAAATAATACTCATAGAGGTATCGAAACGCCTCTTTATCGCGCTTTTTTATACGAGCTAAAATCAAATCCTCTTCTGCATCCATGAGTACATCTAAATTGTATGGACAAATTTATGTAAGAAAATCGAATAATCACGTTCACTCACGAGAATAAAATGAAAATCAACATCGCCAAACTCTCTCCTAATTCATTGCGAACAAACGCATAGGCCCGTTTCTTCTGGGTTTTCACGGAATTCTCGCTAATCCCAAGTTGCTCCGCAATATCCTTCACTTTCGCCCCCTCCATACTCATAAACAATACTTGCCGTTGCTGTTCCGACAATTTATCTATCGCCTCGTAGAATTTATTCACAACATCCTCTTCAACGGCAAGTTCCAGAATCACTTCGTCATCTTGCCCATCTAAAACGGCATCTCCCCATTTTTCATATAAAGCTTGTGCAATTCCCTTATCCCGAATGGAATTCAATGCTCGTGTGTAAATTGTCCGGTACAGATAACCGACCAGCGAAGGCACATCAGGAAATTGCGTTCCGGAATCCCATATCTTAATAAAGCAATCTTGAACAATATCTTCGGCGGAAATATCGTCTTTCACAATTTTCGATGCATAGTTACACATCGCAGGATAATACTTTCGGTACATTTCCTGCCATGCACTCTCCCGCTTTTTGTTAATACTTTCGATGAATCGACCTGTATCCATAAAGTTATGCATCTCCCGTTTTGAACATCACTTAATACAAAGATGCAAATAAAACTTTATAACTACAAATTCATCGACCTTTCTCTAAAGATGTTCCCATAAATCTTCCACATCTTTCCGGGAAAGTACCGTGTAATCCATCCGGCTCTGAACGATAACCCGACAAGCCATCTCGAAAAAAAGAGCCCGTTCAAGCACTTCATCAAAATCACGACCACACACCACCTGTCCGTGATTACTTAACAAAACGGCATCATGATCCTTCATCGCCTCGATCACGGCATTCGCCAATTCAAGGGAGCCGGGACGATAATAGGGAACAACTGCCACTTCGCCCACATGATAAGGAACTTCCAACGTCACGTTAAAATTTGACGGCTTATTTTTCATACAAGCCACCACCGTAGCATATTCCGACTGGAAGTGTAACACCACGTTTACTTCCGGGCGCTCCCGCAATATCCCTAAATGAAAAACACTTTCCATAGAAGGACGTACCCCGTTTTCCACTTGCCCGGACATAATATCACACACGGCGACTTTCTCCGGGGTCAAAACCGGTAACCACGAACCCGTGCCGGAAACGAGCATCTTGTCTCCCACTCGCCAAGATAAATTACCACTACTGCAAAGCATCAGCCGAGCCTCCCCGTACCGATGGGCTTGAGCCACAAAAATTTCAATCTGTTCTTTTGTGATCATAAACGTGTTATAAGACTTTATCCAAAAGTATAAGAAAAAGTATTCCCGCGCAAACAAAACCCAGAATTCCTACACGCAAAGAATTCCAGGTTCATAAAGCACACGCATTTAATCTATAATCCGGGCAAAGTATTCAATATTTCCAATGTTTTCCCATCAGAAGGTCGTGGCATATTCGCATTTAAAAATTTACCATCTTGATCTATCAGTAGGAACCGGGGAATCCCCTTGCAACGAATAGCCTCCATGAAACTCTTGTCGCCTCCCATGTGTAACTGGATTCCTCCCAATTGTTTCGCTTGAACAAATCTTTCCCACGCTTTCTGACTATCATCACAAGAAATACTGACAAAACAGATGTTGCGCCCCTCAAATTCCTCTTCCAACTTTTTCAGATGAGGGATCTCGGCATTACACGGCCCGCACCACGTGGCCCATACATCAATATACACGTATTTTCCTTTCAAATCCGACAAACTCACTTCTTTTCCTGTTATATCCTTAAAAGTAAACGGTACGGCAGGTTGTCCCTTGAACAAAACCTTATTTGCATCATACACACGCTGATATTCCGCAACATAATCCGGTCTATGAACCCTCTTTCGAAAAATTCGATCCATTCCTTCCGCATTTTCCATACCATGTATTCTCACGTATTCCATGACACTCTTCACCACTAAATTTTCCACCAACCGCTTATCCCTGTACTTTTCCGCCTCTTTCAACACATCCATTAGCAAGATATAAGCATCCCCCGTTTGTCCATCCAGATTGTGGAAAGCAAATAAAGCTCTTCTAATGGATTCCGGATACTCGAAGATTCCCCAAGCTTCTTTTTTCTCAACGACCACACGCCTTAATTCTGAGCGGGATTTTTCCGACACCTGTTTCCCACCATGCCCCATAATTACCCAAAAAGCCAACTGGTAATTGCGCTCATGGAGAATACGTTCCCTCTCTCGTTTTGTGAAATTCACATCTAACCCGGCTGTTAATAACGCTTCCTCCCGCTCTTCCACCATCTCTTGCAATCTAACCCGGAAGGGTTCTTCCTCTAGTTCGTATTCCCGCCATTGAATATCCCGGTAAAGCCTCTTGTTCAGATAATTATTAATACCTGCACCTTCCCCTTCGAAATGTAATTCATTCAACTCGGATTTAGCCTGCCAAGGCTTACCGGGTTCCACCCATACCGTGTACTTTTTATCCCCCACCCAAAGGCGTCCGTACTCACCTCCCGACAGGGCCATTTTCCAAACGGCCTTGTTTGAACCATCAAGTTCCAACTTCATTCTCCCCCCATCGCAAGTTTCCAACGCGACTTCCCGGGTGTCATCCTCCGGCATTTGAAATTCGAAGGCGGTCTCCCGCAAGGCGACAATCTTCTTTGCTTTTCGTGGGGCAGACGGACCATTTTCTATTCCTTTCAATTGTCGTAACATTGTTTCCGTTCGGGGATCAGAAGGACGTGTCATCTCCAAACGCGACACCCACCCTTTCCGGTCCAACAGGATAAAACGAGGAATCCGATCTACTCGAAAAGCCGTTATGAAAGAAGTATCATTACCAACCCACCATTGCTCTCCCGACATCTTTCCATTTTCCACAGCTCCCTTCCACCGCCACACGACATGATCACTGGAAATACCCACGAACACGATATTTTGTCCTTCAAATTTCTTTTCCAATTCTTGCAAATGAGGGAATTCCTTTCGACAAGGATAGCACCATGACGCCCACACGTCAATAAAAACATATTTTCCTTTAAACTCTTCTAACGACCTAGATTGTCCTTTCATATCTTCAAACGTGAAAGCGGGACATTTGTCTCCAACTCTCACCCCCGTCGTATCTACAGGACTTCCGTACACCAACGAAGACACCGACAGGAAACATAAACACCAAATAAATAATTCTTTCCTAACGCTCATAATAATTCATATTTAAAGCTTTACCTTGATACTACATTCAATCTTTTCTTTTGCCTACATACAACCACATCCCGAATTATACTTTCTAAAACCACCATACCTCAGCCGTGCAACTGAATCCCGACAAAACTCATCCTTCACTCACAGTATCAAGTATCTCGGTTACCCACTAACTTCACGTACACAATACGCTCGTATTCTTAAAAATTCAATGATTCAAGATCTTCCATAAAAGTTTTATCCAAATTTGACTTTTTCATCATAACAAAAATACCATGATTAAAAAATACACTCACCGATGGATACAATACTTCATTCGCAACTATTCCAATTCTTTTTTCTTCACCGATCAGATTATTCACTTGTTTTACTTTGTCCGCCACTTGATCATATTTTTCTCCTGTAATTCCTATTTTCAAAGCATTTTCCCGATTCATTTTCAACACATAACGACCATTTTTTTTATCAATCCAAGAACCCAGCACGGCATTATCAACAGTCCTCGCTCGTAATTCATTCAACACAATCATTTTTTCATTTTCTTCCAGTTTTTGAAGATATCTATTTACCAATCGAACAAATCCAGTAACATAATCCATGTATTCTTTAGGGACGTCCAGTACAATTGGGACCTGCAAAGAATCCCCCTTTACCTCCGGTTTTAACAATCGCCCATATCTTAATCGCTCTCCCTGTTGTTCTATTGTTAATTGTTCTCCAATATGCACTACAAAAAGTTTTTTAGGAGACAATTGTTGTCTATTTACGGTAGAACATCCACCCAATATTCCACCTATCAACAAGCACACAGCAATAATCTTACTCATAATAATTTCATTAAACGTTAAGACTAAAATCCGTATATATACATATAAAAAATGACACTTGCAATCTCCAACCCATTGTAATTCAAAATTCTTAATGTATATCTTTGTTTATACGAACAATTCGACATAAGAAGTTCCTGCCCAATGGTTAACTCTCCTGGACCACTAACCTTCGCTCCCCCACGATAAATCTCCCAACGAAAAGTACTATAATAAGAATCATTTTTTAGTCGAATAGAATAACCTGTCGGATCAAACTTATATGCTTCCAATATAATCCCGGCTGGTAAGACACCTTCTATACCAAGGCAATTTATTCCCCAAAAAGAAGCGAATGCATTACAATTATCTCCAGCTAGCTTGGTAACCTCCCATTCCCATTTAATATTACAATCTATAGTATTATATCCGACCTCTCTCTCTTGAACTGCCCCGAAATAACTTCCAGTAAGAATAAATTGACGATTATTATTTAATAAATCTTTAAAACCTATACTCCACACTGGAGAATCTGCTCCTCCAACGACAACAATCGAACCAGAACCTCGAAAAGCACAAGTTGTACTATGTCCATCAGGAAGTTGCATCTGACATAAAGGCATCTCGTATCCAGGGTATTGACTCGGAACTCGAGATAACACGGAATCTCTAGCATCCATCCGATAAATTGGAACTCCTCGTTTTTTAGCATCTGCTAATGTACCGTTAACATCACATATTAATTTACAAAATTTTTCATATGCATCAATAGAAATTCCTAATTCCACCGCCTCTGCCGTTGAAATTGACAAATTATACAAATCATCCTCAACAACTAAATATTTAACCAAAATACTATCACATTGTTCTGGAGACAAAACTATCGACCTATCACTCAAATTACTATTATTCACACAAGCCGAAAATAAACACACATACAATACTATAAAATACTTCTTCATAATTATTTTTAATTAAATAATTCCATAATAAATTACTTCTCTAAAGCGTAAGGAATGAACTGCCCTAACGAGAATTTAAACTTATCATTTGTGGTCTCAGCCAGAAGTTTCTTAGCCAATTTCAATATTCTTTGTTGTTGGTCTTCATTCCCATTACGCTTAATCGTCAAAGACAACGGGAAGAACATCGCCAATAAATGCTCGTGTTCAATCTGGGGTATATTCTTCTCACAAACCTGCAAAAGCTTTTCCACGTCCCCACTTTTTTGGGTACGGGCAATCTCAACAAACAATTTTAAACGAGATTTACTCGGAAACTCGTATTTCTCCATCTCTTTCTCGACCTTATCTATTGCCTCCATGCCACTCTGGCGGTCACGACCGGTAATCATGTTGGTCAATTGAAGATCAAAAGCTGTCGCAATTTTCTCGTTCACTCGCTCAGCCCCAATACTTTTCTGAAAACGTTCCGCATTCGCCAGCAAATACTCCATATTAGGAGATCCGACTTGTGTCAGAACAGGATGTTCGTAGATAAACCAGTAGGCCGAATCTACCCGTTGCGAATCATTTAATTTAGATATTAACTCGTTCGCAACTTGTACGGTTAAAGGATCATCCACGGCCAACAAGGCACGGGCATATTTCACTAATAATTTCACGTCCCGATCACCTTTTTCATATTTCACCGCAAGAATCCCGATCGCCTTATCCTCATCTAATCCCTCGGCAACCCGTTTGATAAAATCCTCCACAGTCTCACTCCCTCCTACAATCCTATGCTGTACCTCCCCCTTTGTATTCAAAATCAAAAATGTCGGAAAAGCTGAAATCTCATACCGTTTCATAATTTCAGCACCTTCCCCTTCTTCTGTGTTATACTTCACGCAAACAAAACGGGGATTCAAATACGCTCCCATCTCCGGTTTCGGAAATATCGTATTCGCCATGTACTTGCACGGCATACACCACGATGTATACGTGTCTACAAACACCAATTTATTTTCAGCCTTTGCTTTCTCCAAGGCCTTAGCCAACGTCAATTCCTCGAAATTCGTTTGGGCAAAAGCCCCCATTTGTAGCATAAAAAATGCTACAAAAACATACAATATTTTATTCATCCCTGTAGAAATTTTAATAAAACGGTTCCCGCACGCACCAAAGGGAACCGCCTCCATTATGATTAACTATATCTATAAATACTATTAAAAAGCCTCCAACTAGAGGTATACCAAAACATAAATCGTACTTTTCCTTCACCATTTATCTCCTGATCTGGCAAAAGCGTCAATCCCTCATTTATTGACCAGCCAAAAGAATGTATCGTGTAACTTGTTCCCGAAGTTGTAGCCACCATAAGTCGTTCGAACTGATTATCATACAGTGGAGGATTCCAAGAAGAGTCATTGTAATCATAATTATTACCTATATATTTACAATAAGTCACCTCTCCATCAAAGGTATGAATATCCATTACAAATTCATCTTTATCAATATCGTAATAAGAAAGCCGATTATCCTTTATAAAATAAATCAAATTATTAGTCTGGTGCATTGTATAAAAATCAGCTGTTGCAAAAGCTTCACAACGCGATATGGGAATTGTTCTTGTAAAACGGATCGGGCCATAGGTCGCATTAGGCCATTCCGCTGCTGTTAATCCATATAACAATAAATTATCGGCATCTCCTTTCTTTTTCATTAAAGCATATGCAGTACCGGATCCAGGCTTATCAGTAAGAATACTCCTATCCGTTTGTCCAAGATAAACCAGATCCGCATTCATTTGACTAGGAGAAATTCGTAAATCATCATCCGCCTGAAAAGCATTATCAAAATATTTGATCTCCATTGTCGTATTCATTATATTTGATGCTTTAATAAGTCCAAAAGAAGAACTTAATTCATCATATACCAACATAGGATTACTATACCCCCAACAAACTATATAAGGTGCAAGATGATAATCTCCTAAAAGAGCAGGCATAAAAGCAGCCGAAGATAACAAATAAACTTTACCATCAAAAATCAAACTGGCAGAATAATCTAATTTCATAAACGCCTCAATATTACCTGATGTAAAATCTGGAGTCTCGTAGAACAAGTCTTCGGTCTGTACCAAGACTTTCTCATCAGATACCCGATACATCAAAATATCCTTCTCGCTCACAGGAATTAAACAGTTTTGTCTTTCTTCTCGTCCTCCTGTTTCTGGATTATACCACTGGTAATTTTGTGTAGAAAGTAGCGAAACAGGCTTCCCCTTCATGGGCCCACCCAATGCCAATGATAAT
Proteins encoded in this region:
- a CDS encoding PKD-like family lipoprotein, whose product is MKHIYYLVIILIVGVMFVACYDKDNTIHRIPDLVIENVTGGSVKTGELIEITPKCIMGGEEVECTYNWYRYRDTVLELISEDTHLEWRVDTVGSVTLELEATHVETGIQAILTFQYAIVPRINNGWLILKETMDGNTDMDVSLLQTNGIEFAEDQLSLALGGPMKGKPVSLLSTQNYQWYNPETGGREERQNCLIPVSEKDILMYRVSDEKVLVQTEDLFYETPDFTSGNIEAFMKLDYSASLIFDGKVYLLSSAAFMPALLGDYHLAPYIVCWGYSNPMLVYDELSSSFGLIKASNIMNTTMEIKYFDNAFQADDDLRISPSQMNADLVYLGQTDRSILTDKPGSGTAYALMKKKGDADNLLLYGLTAAEWPNATYGPIRFTRTIPISRCEAFATADFYTMHQTNNLIYFIKDNRLSYYDIDKDEFVMDIHTFDGEVTYCKYIGNNYDYNDSSWNPPLYDNQFERLMVATTSGTSYTIHSFGWSINEGLTLLPDQEINGEGKVRFMFWYTSSWRLFNSIYRYS
- a CDS encoding RNA polymerase sigma factor translates to MDTGRFIESINKKRESAWQEMYRKYYPAMCNYASKIVKDDISAEDIVQDCFIKIWDSGTQFPDVPSLVGYLYRTIYTRALNSIRDKGIAQALYEKWGDAVLDGQDDEVILELAVEEDVVNKFYEAIDKLSEQQRQVLFMSMEGAKVKDIAEQLGISENSVKTQKKRAYAFVRNELGESLAMLIFILFS
- a CDS encoding RNA polymerase sigma-70 factor, producing MDAEEDLILARIKKRDKEAFRYLYEYYFAKMVLFAESYLYDEEEARDLVQDLFFHLWNHAGTLQVATSVKAYLFTSVRNRCLNAIRDRKIRDEHNNKLFEAQLFSGTEDMVIDEDVHRRLQEALDALPDKCREIILLKVVEGKKNKEIAEQLNIAETTVKTQVQRAYRMLRERLVPIFLLVEYLQQGF
- a CDS encoding thioredoxin family protein, whose translation is MNKILYVFVAFFMLQMGAFAQTNFEELTLAKALEKAKAENKLVFVDTYTSWCMPCKYMANTIFPKPEMGAYLNPRFVCVKYNTEEGEGAEIMKRYEISAFPTFLILNTKGEVQHRIVGGSETVEDFIKRVAEGLDEDKAIGILAVKYEKGDRDVKLLVKYARALLAVDDPLTVQVANELISKLNDSQRVDSAYWFIYEHPVLTQVGSPNMEYLLANAERFQKSIGAERVNEKIATAFDLQLTNMITGRDRQSGMEAIDKVEKEMEKYEFPSKSRLKLFVEIARTQKSGDVEKLLQVCEKNIPQIEHEHLLAMFFPLSLTIKRNGNEDQQQRILKLAKKLLAETTNDKFKFSLGQFIPYALEK
- a CDS encoding class II aldolase/adducin family protein, with translation MITKEQIEIFVAQAHRYGEARLMLCSSGNLSWRVGDKMLVSGTGSWLPVLTPEKVAVCDIMSGQVENGVRPSMESVFHLGILRERPEVNVVLHFQSEYATVVACMKNKPSNFNVTLEVPYHVGEVAVVPYYRPGSLELANAVIEAMKDHDAVLLSNHGQVVCGRDFDEVLERALFFEMACRVIVQSRMDYTVLSRKDVEDLWEHL
- a CDS encoding TlpA family protein disulfide reductase: MSVRKELFIWCLCFLSVSSLVYGSPVDTTGVRVGDKCPAFTFEDMKGQSRSLEEFKGKYVFIDVWASWCYPCRKEFPHLQELEKKFEGQNIVFVGISSDHVVWRWKGAVENGKMSGEQWWVGNDTSFITAFRVDRIPRFILLDRKGWVSRLEMTRPSDPRTETMLRQLKGIENGPSAPRKAKKIVALRETAFEFQMPEDDTREVALETCDGGRMKLELDGSNKAVWKMALSGGEYGRLWVGDKKYTVWVEPGKPWQAKSELNELHFEGEGAGINNYLNKRLYRDIQWREYELEEEPFRVRLQEMVEEREEALLTAGLDVNFTKRERERILHERNYQLAFWVIMGHGGKQVSEKSRSELRRVVVEKKEAWGIFEYPESIRRALFAFHNLDGQTGDAYILLMDVLKEAEKYRDKRLVENLVVKSVMEYVRIHGMENAEGMDRIFRKRVHRPDYVAEYQRVYDANKVLFKGQPAVPFTFKDITGKEVSLSDLKGKYVYIDVWATWCGPCNAEIPHLKKLEEEFEGRNICFVSISCDDSQKAWERFVQAKQLGGIQLHMGGDKSFMEAIRCKGIPRFLLIDQDGKFLNANMPRPSDGKTLEILNTLPGL